One Pseudofrancisella aestuarii genomic region harbors:
- a CDS encoding restriction endonuclease: protein MKQISPEILRAMKDALSTIYWYKNSLEDFIKNSIRNTTIIIGIDFSANKREVASLFIDRLNRKIDHYYDDIIHIIEVLSNWTDFSELLAVDKKEQILECKRNIKRLSELTRAFLQKQETHIKSKEYKERHEEKLRAQKYSQEKLDCIYDDFKKLNFEPPQKRGYILEKIIKAVGEHFDLDSKASYKISGEQIDGAFCFDSVDYLLETKFCEKLVDHTSIILFKEKIENKNKLTLGLFISISGFTETAKKTAAQGRNMILMDGYDLVLVLEGRVDYLALLREKKKKSSQEGLAFYPAISILSS, encoded by the coding sequence ATGAAACAAATATCTCCTGAAATATTAAGAGCAATGAAGGATGCTCTTAGCACTATATATTGGTATAAAAATAGTCTTGAAGATTTTATTAAAAATTCAATTAGAAATACAACTATAATAATAGGGATAGATTTTTCTGCTAATAAAAGAGAGGTAGCTTCTTTATTCATTGATAGGTTGAATAGAAAGATTGACCACTATTATGATGATATTATTCATATAATAGAAGTTCTGAGTAACTGGACAGATTTTTCAGAGCTTTTAGCCGTAGATAAAAAAGAGCAGATTCTTGAATGTAAACGAAATATAAAAAGATTATCAGAGTTAACAAGAGCATTTTTACAAAAACAAGAAACCCATATTAAAAGTAAAGAATATAAAGAGAGGCATGAAGAAAAGCTAAGAGCCCAAAAATACTCTCAAGAAAAATTAGACTGTATCTATGATGATTTTAAAAAACTAAATTTTGAACCTCCACAAAAAAGAGGCTATATTTTGGAAAAAATCATAAAAGCAGTTGGAGAACATTTTGATTTAGATTCTAAAGCTTCTTATAAAATAAGTGGTGAACAAATTGATGGAGCTTTTTGTTTTGATAGTGTTGATTATTTATTGGAAACTAAGTTTTGTGAAAAACTAGTTGATCATACAAGTATAATATTATTCAAAGAAAAAATAGAAAATAAAAATAAGCTTACTTTAGGATTGTTTATTTCTATTAGCGGTTTTACAGAGACAGCTAAGAAAACAGCAGCACAAGGTAGAAATATGATTCTCATGGATGGCTATGATTTGGTATTAGTTTTAGAAGGGAGAGTTGACTATTTGGCTTTATTGAGAGAAAAAAAGAAAAAATCAAGTCAAGAGGGCCTGGCTTTTTATCCTGCTATTAGTATTCTCTCTAGTTAG
- the ttcA gene encoding tRNA 2-thiocytidine(32) synthetase TtcA codes for MTSTEKKLRHYITKAVADFNLLKKGDKVMLCLSGGKDSFGLLKVLHGLIADKTYEIDLHVYTLDQSQPGWDDSELRKYLDNLGVSYEIETKNTYGVVIDKVPEGKTYCSLCSRLRRGNIYRYAKDHNMDKVILGHHRDDLIESLLMSILYQGQIKSMPPKFVTQDGDNVVIRPMVYVQERDLIEFAKEENFPIIPCNLCGSQENLKRKKVKKLIQDLAHENPKVPSNILSSLSNVLPSHLMDKNLI; via the coding sequence ATGACAAGCACAGAAAAAAAGTTAAGACACTATATAACAAAAGCTGTGGCTGATTTTAACCTTCTTAAAAAAGGTGACAAAGTTATGCTTTGTTTATCTGGTGGTAAAGATTCTTTTGGTTTATTAAAAGTATTACATGGGCTAATAGCTGATAAAACTTACGAAATTGATCTACATGTATATACTCTTGATCAGTCTCAACCTGGTTGGGATGATAGTGAACTTAGGAAGTATCTAGATAACTTAGGTGTAAGTTATGAAATAGAGACAAAAAATACTTATGGTGTTGTTATAGATAAAGTTCCTGAAGGTAAAACTTATTGTTCACTTTGTTCTAGATTGCGCAGAGGAAATATCTATAGATATGCAAAAGATCATAATATGGATAAAGTAATATTAGGTCACCATCGTGATGATTTAATAGAATCATTACTGATGTCTATCCTCTATCAAGGACAAATAAAATCTATGCCACCTAAGTTTGTAACTCAAGATGGTGATAATGTAGTTATCCGCCCTATGGTTTATGTGCAAGAGAGAGATTTGATAGAGTTTGCAAAAGAGGAAAACTTCCCAATAATTCCATGCAATCTATGTGGCTCTCAGGAAAACTTAAAAAGAAAAAAAGTTAAAAAGCTTATTCAAGACTTAGCTCATGAAAATCCAAAAGTACCAAGTAATATTTTAAGCTCACTTTCAAATGTGTTGCCTAGTCATTTGATGGATAAGAATTTAATTTAG
- the smpB gene encoding SsrA-binding protein SmpB, which yields MKKNKVSPATIARNKKAFHDYTILEKFEAGIALKGWEVKSIRAGKVQMVDSHVHIKRGEAWLFNCLITPLLSASTHVVADPSASRKLLLHRREIDRIMGRVEQKGLTCVPLAMYWKGPNVKIEIALAQGKKSHDKRQAEKDKDWNREKDRLFKKAHK from the coding sequence ATGAAAAAAAATAAGGTTTCTCCAGCAACTATAGCGAGAAACAAAAAAGCCTTTCATGATTACACAATATTAGAAAAGTTTGAGGCTGGAATCGCATTAAAAGGCTGGGAAGTAAAAAGCATACGTGCTGGAAAAGTACAAATGGTTGATAGCCATGTCCACATTAAAAGAGGTGAGGCTTGGCTTTTCAACTGCTTAATCACGCCATTATTGTCTGCATCTACACATGTGGTAGCTGATCCTAGTGCGTCACGTAAACTACTACTACACCGTAGAGAAATAGATAGGATAATGGGTAGAGTTGAACAAAAAGGTTTAACTTGCGTGCCATTAGCTATGTACTGGAAAGGTCCTAATGTGAAAATTGAAATAGCTTTAGCACAAGGTAAGAAATCTCATGATAAGCGCCAAGCTGAAAAAGACAAAGACTGGAATCGTGAGAAAGATAGACTTTTCAAAAAGGCACATAAATAA